Proteins co-encoded in one Solenopsis invicta isolate M01_SB unplaced genomic scaffold, UNIL_Sinv_3.0 scaffold_655, whole genome shotgun sequence genomic window:
- the LOC113004496 gene encoding uncharacterized protein LOC113004496, protein MANRAKILINKRTSLKSKITNLNNILDKGTTDDTLIKLRLERVTELFHAYEDFNDELTELDPNESHQTEYENIEERYYLLAAKIKNRLSASNISEASTSASHEDRPYENSLATSTKKRRIKLPEASLPTFDGKFESWLSFKNSFRNMIGSQTDLSDIDKLHYLKSALTGEAANKIKIFETDDINYSKAWELLERSYEVKRILISRHLSSILNLPVLEKETSSGLSKLADDVQQHIASLSVLGASVGPEMIVHVLETKLPKSTAERWENSLERETFPEPDQIYDFLYKSAVFASKRERTKTLEAERSKGEPPIKKKRYSSSPNKAFVLNTSRNCIICRNRRHPLHLCEKFKQLPVQKRIDAIKTAKLCYNCLRSHKGNVCNFSNCSICNKRHNSLLHIDNYANTHKSDKSKSTSVQTD, encoded by the coding sequence ATGGCAAACAGAGCCAAAATACTCATAAATAAACGGACTTCTTTAAAGTCTAAAATCACGAATCTCAATAATATCCTCGACAAAGGTACAACGGACGATACATTAATCAAATTACGCTTAGAACGTGTAACTGAGTTATTTCACGCGTATGAGGACTTCAACGATGAGCTTACCGAATTAGATCCAAACGAGTCACACCAAACCgaatatgaaaatattgaagaacGATATTATTTGCTTGCGGCTAAGATAAAAAATAGGTTGTCCGCGTCAAATATATCCGAGGCTAGTACCAGCGCGTCCCACGAAGATCGGCCCTATGAGAATTCACTCGCTACTTCGACCAAAAAACGGCGTATCAAATTGCCCGAAGCCTCGCTTCCGACCTTTGATGGCAAATTTGAGAGTTGGCTCTCGTTTAAGAATAGCTTCCGGAATATGATCGGATCACAGACCGACTTGTCAGACATTGACAAGCTTCATTATTTGAAATCGGCTTTAACGGGCGAAGCGgccaataaaattaaaatctttgaaaCCGACGATATAAATTATTCTAAGGCATGGGAGTTACTTGAACGATCATATGAAGTGAAGCGCATTCTCATTTCGCGACATTTATCGTCTATTTTAAACCTACCGGTGTTAGAGAAAGAAACGTCTAGCGGTTTGTCGAAACTTGCGGACGACGTACAACAGCATATCGCGTCATTAAGCGTATTGGGAGCTTCCGTCGGGCCCGAAATGATTGTGCACGTTTTAGAGACCAAGTTACCGAAAAGTACGGCGGAAAGATGGGAAAACTCTCTCGAACGAGAAACATTTCCGGAACCCGACCaaatatacgattttttatataaatccgcGGTCTTCGCATCAAAACGCGAGCGGACTAAGACATTAGAGGCAGAAAGAAGCAAAGGGGAACCGCCGATAAAGAAAAAACGATACTCTTCTTCTCCAAATAAAGCATTCGTGTTAAATACATCGCGTAATTGTATAATATGCAGAAATCGTCGACATCCTCTTCATTTGTGTGAAAAATTCAAACAACTACCGGTGCAAAAACGTATTGACGCGATAAAAACCGCGAAACTCTGTTATAATTGCTTACGGTCGCACAAGGGCAATGTTTGCAACTTTTCCAATTGCTCTATTTGCAACAAGCGTCATAATTCGCTTCTCCATATTGATAATTACGCGAACACGCATAAATCGGACAAATCAAAATCCACCTCCGTTCAAACCGATTGA
- the LOC105204178 gene encoding uncharacterized protein LOC105204178, which produces MVYIRGGKHGPIKCRALLDTCASANFLTESIARYLKEEVTAHSSPISAINGMNTKSRGIVRITIQSIHDNFSKELTCLTIPTITDLVPSETFPRNSVKIPSNIRLADPDFHLPRHVDLLIGSGASLSLFAIGQIDLSREGYDLYLQKTRLGWIIAGGTSSQKTGRAVTCHLTRLEDLIQKFWEIEEIGLNKPQTEEEVECESHFIRTVSRDVNGRYTVRLPFGNTNKRLGNSRKMALKRLLSLERKLDTDAKLKNEYARVINEYLNLKHMSWVTNSDESGYYMPHHAVIKNTSNTTKVRVVFDASAKSDNGVSLNDVLMTGPSIQDKIISHLIRFRTYNYVITADIEKMYRQVLVHEQDRHFQQILWRRDGKIETLQLNTLAFGVSSSPFLAIRTIQKLAEDEYQSFPKAAGVLKSHLYVDDLLTGSETIKEARILRDDIIALLARGGFTIRQWASNDERIIHDLESTALHESFTIRIDRDLKTLGITWSAKNDKLYYATRSIEITERVTKRKILSEIAKFYDPLGLVGPVILYIKKLMQDVWRSGVHWDESIPQSIYTEWSNFARQWESINKISVDRKLLIEGYHDVQLHGFCDASSTGYGACIYIRSSNNQKTVAKLLCAKSRVAPLKTVTIPRLELCGALTLAQLFREVKGTLNINFNKIIFWCDSTIVLHWLNTAPHLLKTYVSNRVASIRQFTESHEWRHVRTEENPADAISRGQLPHDFLRNQTWFTGPSWLSKDEDEWPNEIIRIPEIPELKKNACLISEHTKFDILDRYSSYSKLIRIVSYCLRVRHPNKHTGVLQAEEINKAEIRVLKILQADQFSDEIKGLNGASTNKSKFANLNPFIDEYGLIRVGGRLQKSDLTFAQKHPILLPSRHSLTDRIIREIHEKHYHTGIQTTLYILRQRFWLPDGRNQVRKIVRTCTRCIRFNHNNSDYKMGNLPIARVRVSTPFQNTGIDFCGPFYIKEKKYRNKTRVKVYVCVFVCMTIKAIHLEVVSDLTSDGFLAALRRFAARRGLPEHVYSDNGTNFVGANNQLKDLYAVFNSNEHKKLIQQYASDRRITWHFIPPAAPHFGGLWESTVKSFKHHFKRVIGDSLFTFEELNTFVVEVEGILNSRPITSISSDPNDLLVLSPAHYLIGKPLTMLPENDYTSISDNRLSTWQHIAKVRQDFWKRWSLEYLNELQVRRKWIKEGQRFEIGAVVLIKDKTAPCAQWNLGRITRLHPGDDGISRAATIKTVSGEIKRSTALLYMLPIEP; this is translated from the coding sequence ATGGTATACATACGTGGCGGCAAACACGGTCCAATAAAATGTCGTGCTCTACTAGATACGTGCGCTTCGGCGAACTTTTTAACAGAATCGATCGCGAGATATTTGAAGGAAGAAGTGACGGCACATTCTTCGCCAATTAGCGCGATCAATGGCATGAATACTAAATCAAGGGGCATAGTACGAATTACAATTCAATCTATACATGATAACTTTTCTAAAGAATTGACCTGTTTGACAATTCCGACTATAACAGATTTAGTTCCGTCTGAAACCTTTCCGCGCAATTCAGTTAAGATACCGTCAAATATCAGATTAGCAGATCCGGATTTTCATTTACCACGACATGTTGATTTACTGATTGGCTCGGGAGCGTCACTATCGTTGTTCGCTATTGGTCAGATAGATTTGTCTCGTGAGGGATATGacttatatttacaaaaaacgCGATTAGGATGGATAATCGCTGGCGGCACATCATCGCAAAAAACGGGAAGGGCTGTAACATGCCATTTAACGCGTTTGGAGGATTTGATACAGAAGTTTTGGGAAATCGAAGAGATCGGATTAAATAAACCGCAAACAGAAGAGGAAGTCGAATGTGAGTCGCATTTTATAAGAACGGTATCTCGCGACGTTAATGGGCGATATACAGTTCGGTTGCCATTCGGCAATACAAATAAACGTCTCGGAAATTCACGTAAAATGGCACTCAAACGCCTATTGTCGTTAGAGCGCAAACTTGACACAGACGCAAAGTTAAAGAATGAATACGCGCGGGTAATAAATGAGTACTTAAATCTAAAACATATGTCATGGGTGACAAATTCTGACGAAAGCGGGTATTACATGCCGCATCACGCGGTGATAAAAAATACAAGCAATACTACAAAGGTGCGAGTAGTGTTCGACGCCTCTGCTAAGTCTGACAACGGCGTATCGTTAAATGACGTGTTAATGACGGGTCCAAGCatacaagataaaataatatcacatttaatTCGTttccgcacgtacaattacgtTATAACAGCGgatatagaaaaaatgtatcgcCAAGTACTAGTACATGAACAGGATCGACACTTTCAACAGATTCTATGGCGTAGAGATGGCAAGATAGAAACATTGCAATTGAATACATTAGCTTTCGGTGTATCATCCTCGCCATTTTTGGCAATCCGTACCATACAAAAACTTGCAGAGGACGAATATCAATCATTTCCTAAGGCGGCCGGAGTTTTAAAATCACACTTATATGTAGACGATTTATTAACCGGTTCCGAAACGATCAAGGAAGCCCGAATATTACGAGACGATATCATCGCGTTGTTAGCACGAGGCGGTTTTACGATAAGACAATGGGCATCGAATGATGAACGCATAATCCATGACTTAGAGTCTACCGCGTTGCACGAGAGTTTCACTATCCGTATTGATCGTGATCTAAAAACACTAGGCATCACGTGGAGCGCGAAAaacgataaattatattacgCAACAAGATCAATCGAGATCACGGAAAGGGTGACGAAGAGAAAGATATTATCAGAAATCGCAAAATTTTACGATCCGTTGGGTTTAGTAGGACCAGTTATCTtgtatatcaaaaaattaatgcaagaCGTGTGGCGTAGCGGTGTACATTGGGATGAATCCATTCCGCAAAGTATTTATACCGAATGGTCTAATTTCGCTAGACAATGGGAATCTATAAATAAGATTTCGGTTGACCGTAAGTTATTAATTGAAGGGTATCACGATGTGCAATTGCATGGTTTTTGTGACGCCAGTAGTACCGGCTACGGGGCATGCATATACATACGTTCATCTAATAATCAGAAAACCGTGGCGAAATTGCTATGCGCGAAATCGCGAGTTGCACCCTTGAAAACCGTCACGATTCCACGACTCGAGCTGTGCGGTGCATTAACATTAGCACAGTTATTTCGGGAAGTAAAAGGCACATTGAACATCAATTTCAATAAGATTATCTTTTGGTGCGATTCTACCATCGTGCTTCACTGGTTGAATACAGCCCCCCATTTGTTAAAAACTTACGTGTCTAACCGCGTCGCGAGCATTCGACAATTTACTGAGTCACACGAATGGCGACACGTTCGAACAGAGGAAAATCCTGCCGACGCTATTTCGAGGGGTCAATTGCCACACGATTTTTTGCGAAATCAAACATGGTTTACGGGACCATCGTGGTTGAGCAAGGATGAAGATGAATGGCCCAACGAAATTATTCGGATACCCGAAATACccgaattaaaaaagaatgctTGCTTAATTTCCGAACATACTAAGTTTGATATCCTCGATAGATATTCTTCTTATTCCAAATTAATCAGAATCGTTTCATATTGTCTCCGGGTCCGTCATCCAAATAAACACACAGGGGTCTTACAAGCGGAAGAGATTAATAAGGCAGAAATACGCGtgctaaaaatattacaagctGATCAATTTTCTGATGAAATTAAAGGATTAAATGGAGCTTCGACTAACAAGAGTAAATTCGCCAATTTAAATCCGTTTATTGATGAATACGGTTTAATTCGCGTGGGAGGACGTTTGCAAAAATCAGACCTCACGTTCGCGCAAAAACACCCAATTCTGCTTCCCAGTCGACACAGCTTGACCGATCGCATCATACGCGAAATCCATGAGAAGCATTACCATACAGGCATACAAACCACGCTTTACATTCTTCGGCAAAGATTTTGGTTACCGGACGGCCGTAACCAAGTACGGAAAATTGTCCGTACATGCACGCGTTGCATTCGATTTAACCACAATAACAGCGATTATAAAATGGGCAATCTTCCGATAGCCCGCGTACGCGTAAGCACGCCCTTTCAAAACACAGGCATTGATTTCTGCGGcccattttatattaaagaaaaaaaataccgcAATAAAACACGTGTCAAGGTCTATGTATGCGTATTTGTGTGCATGACGATTAAGGCGATACATCTTGAAGTAGTGAGTGACTTAACTTCCGATGGATTCTTAGCCGCATTACGCCGATTCGCTGCGAGGCGAGGTTTACCGGAACACGTATACTCGGATAATGGTACGAATTTTGTTGGCGCGAACAATCAGTTGAAGGACCTATATGCCGTATTTAATTCGAACGagcacaaaaaattaatacaacaatATGCGAGTGATCGCCGTATCACCTGGCATTTTATACCGCCAGCAGCACCCCACTTCGGCGGGCTATGGGAGTCTACCGTAAAGAGTTTCAAACACCATTTCAAACGAGTAATTGGTGATTCCTTGTTTACATTCGAGGAATTAAATACGTTCGTTGTAGAAGTCGAGGGTATTCTAAATTCGAGACCAATTACATCTATTTCGTCCGATCCGAACGACTTATTAGTACTGTCCCCCGCTCATTATTTAATCGGCAAACCATTAACCATGTTGCCCGAAAACGATTATACGAGCATTTCAGATAACCGTTTGTCCACTTGGCAACATATTGCTAAGGTGAGACAAGACTTCTGGAAGAGGTGGAGTCTCGAGTATTTAAACGAGTTACAAGTCCGTCGCAAATGGATCAAAGAGGGACAGCGTTTCGAGATTGGAGCCGTCGTACTTATTAAGGA